The nucleotide window CCGGGGCGGGGGACGTCCGGGAAGCTGCGTGCGCTGGCGCAGGTGGCTTCGGTCAGCCCGTAGCCCTCGACCAGTGTGACGCCGGTGTGCGCCTGGAAGGCTTCGCGCACGGCGGCCGGCAGCGGTGCAGCGCCGACCATGGCGTAGCGCAGGCTGGTGATGTCGGCGTCGACCGGGCACTGCGCGAGCACCGCGTACACGGTCGGCACCGCGCTCATCGCCGCGATCCGGTGGTGCTCGACGATCTGCCAGAACTGCCCGTACAGCTCGGGTTCCCGGTAGCCGAGCGGGCCGGCCCACACCGCGTGCTGGCCCCGGAACAGCGGCGCGAGCAGCGTGACCACCAGCGCGTTGACGTGGAACAGCGGCAGCGCGGCGAAGACGACCGAGCCGACGTCGAGCAGCGAGTTGGCCGCGATCATCCACGCGTCGGCGACCTCGTTGGCGTGCGTGTGCGCGGCCAGCTTCGGCGCCCCGGTCGTGCCGCCGGTGTGGAACAGCGCGGCCAGGTCCGCCGCCACCGGGGGTTCACCGGCGAAGTCGGCAGAGTCCATTGTGGAGGCGAGCTCGGCGAGGTAGCCGACGCGCACCCCCTCGACGGCGGGCAACGCGGCCGGTGCGCCGGGCGCGCCGGTCGGGCGCAGCACGAGGACGACGTCCAGCTCGGCGGCCAGCGACCGGGCGGTGTCCCAGACCTCCGGCGCGAGTTCCGGCCCGGCGGTGATCAGCACGCGGGCGCCGGACAGGCGAAGCAGCTCGCCGAGGTGGTCGCGGGACAGCCCGCCGTTCAGCGGGGCCGCGACGCCGGCGAGCTGCGCGGCCAGGGTCGCCGGCACCAGGTCGGCGCAGTTGGGCGCCATCAGCGCGACCGCGTCGCCCCGCCGGACGCCGAGCTCGCGCAGCAGGTTCGCGTAGCGGTGGACGTCGGCGAGCAGCTCGCCGAACGTGCGGCAGACAGGCTCGCGCCACCGCGCGGCCTCGGGCAGCACGGTGGTCGCCGGGTGCTCCGGCCACCACGCGGCGGCCCGCTGCAGCAGGGCGTAGGTCGACTCCGGCAGATTCCGGTCGGCGAGCGGGACCGCCTCGATCACGGCCAGGTCGGCCGGCCCGGCGTAGCGCGGCCACAGGGAAGCCCCGCTCATCGCCGGTACCGCACGACCGTGCGCTGGGTGCCGAGGTCGAGGGCACCGTCGTCGGTCGCGACCGACGCCTCGACGACGTCGCCGTCGGCGAGGTACTTCGGGTTTTTGGCCTGTCCCTTGAAGAACAGCTTCCACTTGAGCGCCGGGGGCAGCAGCGCGGCGATCTTCTCCACGACCTTCGGCGGTGCGGACAACGCGGTGCCGGCCGGGGTCCCGGTCAGGACCAGGTCGCCGGGATCCAGCCGCTGGAACCGGGCCAGCGCCCGCAGGGCCTCGAGCGGGCGGTGGATCATGTCGTCGCCGACGACCGCGTCCTGGCGCACCGCGCCGTTGACCGCCAGCCGCAGCCGCAGGTCGGCGAACCGCTTCAGCTCGTGGCCGTCCAGCAGCACGAGGGCGGGCCCGGCCGGGGTGAAGGTCGGGTACGACTTGGCTTCGTAGAACTGCGTCTGGGGCAGCTGGATGTCGCGGGCGGAGACGTCGTTGGTCACGACCAGGCCCGCGACACACTCCGCCACGTCGGTGATCTCGCTGCCGACCGGGATCTCCCGGCCGATGACCAGCCCGATCTCCACCTCGTAGTCGAGCAGGGACACGTGGGCCGGCTTGACGACATCGTCGAACGGGCCGCTGATCGACCCGGACGCCTTGCGGAAGAACGTCAGGGGCACGGTTTCCGGGTCCATCCCGGCGTCCGTGACGTGCGAAGCGAAGTTGGTCATCTGGGCGACCACGCGGCAGGGCGCGGTCACCGGCGAAACCAGGTCGAGCGAGGCGACCGGCACGGTGTCCCCGGTCGCGGCCGTGATCGCCGCCCGGTCGGCGAGCAGTTCGGCGGTGGTCGTCGCCGTCGTGGGGATCTTCGCAGCGCCGTCCGGGGTGGCGAGGTACCAGGCGTCGGCGGTGCGCAGGACGGTGAGGCTCATGCGCACACCTCGCTGGCGCTCGGTGCCGCCTGAGCCGGAAGCGCTGTGTTGAATGATTCACTCGCAAGCTCGTTCATGAACGGGCCACTTTCAGCAGGCCCAGCAGGCGCCGGGCGTCGAATTCGTTGTCTTCGCGAAGCGCCGCGAACACCGCGCGCAGTTCGCGCAGGGACTCCTTGCCGGGCTTGACGCCGAGGAAGTCGGCGGTGGCGGGCGGCCCCCACTGGGCCAGCCCCGAGCTGGTCAGCGGGGCCCAGCCGGGCTCGACGGTGTTGTCGAACAGGTCGCCGTCGCTGAAGTGCTCGACCATGAACCCGTCCGGGTCACGCCAGTAGTCGAACAGCTGGCTGCCTTCGACATGCCTGCCGATGCCCCATGAATGGTGGTAACCGTGCTCGCGCAGGTATTCGCCGCCGGCGGCCAGGGCGTCGAGGTCGGCGACCTGGTAGGCGGAGTGCACGTAGCGGTCGGCCGGGCCGAGCACCATGGCGAGCGTGTGGTGGTCGGCCGGCGTGGCGCCCCGGTCGCACCGGAGGAAGCTCATCACCGGCCCGCGCTCGCGCTGCCCGGGGTAGTACAGGAAGTCGCTGACGATCAGGCCCAGGTGGTCCAGGTACCAGTCCAGCGCCTCGCGGTAGCGGGTCGTCTGCAGCACCACGTGCCCCAGCCGCTGCGCCAGGGCCGGGGCGCGGGGCGGCCGTTGCGCGGCGTTGACCCGCCGGACCTCGTGGCCGAAGTTGAGCGGGTGCGGGTCCTGCGGCGGCAGCGCGGGCAGGACGTGGGTGTCCGCGACGACCCGGACCCGCAGGCCGCTCGGGTCGGGCAGGTCCACGACGACGCCGCCCA belongs to Amycolatopsis tolypomycina and includes:
- a CDS encoding fumarylacetoacetate hydrolase family protein encodes the protein MSLTVLRTADAWYLATPDGAAKIPTTATTTAELLADRAAITAATGDTVPVASLDLVSPVTAPCRVVAQMTNFASHVTDAGMDPETVPLTFFRKASGSISGPFDDVVKPAHVSLLDYEVEIGLVIGREIPVGSEITDVAECVAGLVVTNDVSARDIQLPQTQFYEAKSYPTFTPAGPALVLLDGHELKRFADLRLRLAVNGAVRQDAVVGDDMIHRPLEALRALARFQRLDPGDLVLTGTPAGTALSAPPKVVEKIAALLPPALKWKLFFKGQAKNPKYLADGDVVEASVATDDGALDLGTQRTVVRYRR
- a CDS encoding acyl-CoA synthetase; amino-acid sequence: MSGASLWPRYAGPADLAVIEAVPLADRNLPESTYALLQRAAAWWPEHPATTVLPEAARWREPVCRTFGELLADVHRYANLLRELGVRRGDAVALMAPNCADLVPATLAAQLAGVAAPLNGGLSRDHLGELLRLSGARVLITAGPELAPEVWDTARSLAAELDVVLVLRPTGAPGAPAALPAVEGVRVGYLAELASTMDSADFAGEPPVAADLAALFHTGGTTGAPKLAAHTHANEVADAWMIAANSLLDVGSVVFAALPLFHVNALVVTLLAPLFRGQHAVWAGPLGYREPELYGQFWQIVEHHRIAAMSAVPTVYAVLAQCPVDADITSLRYAMVGAAPLPAAVREAFQAHTGVTLVEGYGLTEATCASARSFPDVPRPGTVGQRLPYQRMKVVHPETGEELPGGETGVLAISGPTVFLGYVVGRDRTGYLLDGLGKLRDGWLDTGDLARLDADGFVHLAGRAKDLIIRGGHNIDPALVEDALLAHPQVTAAGAVGRPDEHAGEVPVAYVTLTPGATASEAELLAWAAGRVPERAAAPKAVTVLDALPVTDVGKPYKLALRADATRRAIAEALVAFDRVTVDAVIEDGTVLAVVTLPSEVDEPEVAAALARYAVPARLTTEGKP
- a CDS encoding VOC family protein — translated: MGDPHSGLHSEHGALAREHPGRAANPVIKVHDLAWLEFEKPDLARAEVFAGAFGFTTVLGTGRELHLRGTDAGAPCVLIRKGPRSKFLGPAFLAATTGDVLRLADATGRRATRLPETLGGVVVDLPDPSGLRVRVVADTHVLPALPPQDPHPLNFGHEVRRVNAAQRPPRAPALAQRLGHVVLQTTRYREALDWYLDHLGLIVSDFLYYPGQRERGPVMSFLRCDRGATPADHHTLAMVLGPADRYVHSAYQVADLDALAAGGEYLREHGYHHSWGIGRHVEGSQLFDYWRDPDGFMVEHFSDGDLFDNTVEPGWAPLTSSGLAQWGPPATADFLGVKPGKESLRELRAVFAALREDNEFDARRLLGLLKVARS